Proteins found in one Planctomycetes bacterium MalM25 genomic segment:
- the hemL_1 gene encoding Glutamate-1-semialdehyde 2,1-aminomutase gives MTTDNRSWGDRSLAAFPAGSNGEFNLPKEMATVIASGEGCRVTTADGREMLDFSMGWGSVLVGHADPRILGPVGDRLAAGTNFAAVTDASLRLAECVIRISPACERVRCCASGTEATMYCLRLARAATGKSCVMRFEGAYHGAHDVGVTSMFPSRGYDFPEPEPSSDGLTAHQAGRVLVAPFNDPEKTAELIASHADDLAAVIVEPLQRCLPPEPGFLEALREATRRHGVLLIFDEVVTGFRLALGGAQERYGVVPDLVAYGKALGGGFPIGLFGGAAELMDLACEDRHGRDTYVWTASTLGGNPISSTAALATLGVLEAEGVYKRLFGLGEYLRTGMRRHLEERSLDAQVLGEGPLAQIVFTSETPRDYRTSQHRDKQVARDLMLGLFRRGVWLNPMGTKLYLSLAHDEAACDELLDHLGAALDEVMQPELIG, from the coding sequence ATGACAACTGATAACCGATCCTGGGGTGACCGATCCCTCGCGGCGTTCCCCGCGGGCAGCAATGGCGAGTTCAACCTCCCCAAAGAGATGGCCACCGTGATCGCTAGCGGGGAAGGTTGCCGAGTAACCACCGCCGACGGCCGCGAGATGCTGGACTTCTCGATGGGGTGGGGTTCGGTCTTGGTTGGGCACGCCGATCCGCGGATCCTCGGTCCGGTGGGTGACCGGCTCGCCGCGGGCACGAACTTCGCTGCGGTGACCGACGCCTCACTGCGGCTGGCGGAATGCGTCATCAGGATCAGCCCCGCGTGCGAACGGGTCCGCTGCTGCGCCTCGGGTACCGAAGCGACGATGTACTGCCTGCGGCTCGCGAGGGCCGCGACCGGAAAGTCGTGCGTCATGCGGTTTGAGGGGGCTTACCATGGCGCCCACGACGTGGGCGTCACCAGCATGTTCCCCTCGCGCGGGTACGATTTCCCCGAGCCGGAGCCTTCGAGCGATGGCCTCACCGCCCACCAAGCGGGCCGCGTGCTCGTGGCGCCGTTCAACGACCCGGAGAAGACCGCCGAGTTGATCGCGTCTCACGCGGACGACCTGGCTGCCGTGATTGTTGAGCCGCTGCAGCGCTGCTTGCCGCCTGAGCCGGGCTTCTTGGAGGCGTTACGCGAGGCAACCCGCCGGCATGGCGTGCTTTTGATCTTCGATGAGGTCGTCACTGGTTTCCGGTTGGCCCTCGGCGGAGCCCAGGAGCGATACGGCGTCGTTCCGGACTTGGTCGCTTACGGCAAAGCGCTCGGAGGCGGGTTCCCGATCGGCCTCTTCGGCGGGGCCGCGGAGCTGATGGATCTCGCTTGCGAAGACCGGCACGGCCGCGACACCTACGTCTGGACCGCCTCGACGCTTGGCGGCAACCCGATCTCGTCGACGGCCGCCCTCGCGACGCTCGGGGTGCTCGAAGCGGAAGGCGTCTACAAGCGGCTCTTCGGTCTCGGCGAGTACCTGCGAACCGGCATGCGGCGGCATCTGGAAGAGCGTTCCCTCGACGCCCAGGTGCTTGGCGAAGGGCCGCTCGCGCAGATCGTCTTCACTTCGGAAACGCCGCGTGATTACCGAACGAGCCAGCACCGCGATAAGCAGGTTGCGAGGGACCTGATGCTGGGGCTGTTCCGTCGGGGAGTGTGGCTGAACCCGATGGGCACCAAGCTCTACCTCTCGCTCGCCCACGACGAGGCGGCGTGCGATGAGTTGCTCGACCACCTGGGCGCGGCGCTCGACGAGGTCATGCAGCCTGAGCTGATCGGCTGA
- the phnX gene encoding Phosphonoacetaldehyde hydrolase → MIEAASPTNRFRPTSVQAVVLDWAGTAVDFGSRAPIAAIQAAFEQAGVPVAEDEARRPMGRAKRDHLQAILDQPEFHARWVTAKQSEPTEADLDTLYAEFLTLQAECVVSHSGLIDGCLEAIASCREKGVKVGSSTGYTRPLLAAVAERAASEGYTPDVMLSADDVSPGRPAPWLIYENAHRLGVFPMAAVVKFDDTPAGIEAGRNAGVWSVGVVASGNEVGLSAEAFAGLSDTDRQSRLATARRTLTEAGAHLLIDTIAELPNAITTINEKLAAGESP, encoded by the coding sequence GTGATCGAAGCCGCCTCCCCAACGAATCGCTTCAGGCCGACGTCCGTCCAGGCGGTGGTGCTCGACTGGGCGGGAACCGCGGTCGACTTCGGCAGCCGCGCGCCAATCGCCGCCATCCAAGCCGCCTTCGAACAAGCGGGCGTGCCAGTCGCTGAGGACGAAGCCCGCCGGCCGATGGGGCGGGCGAAGCGCGACCACTTACAAGCGATCCTCGATCAGCCCGAGTTCCACGCCCGATGGGTCACCGCCAAGCAATCCGAACCGACCGAGGCGGATCTCGACACGCTCTACGCGGAGTTCCTCACCCTGCAAGCGGAGTGTGTCGTGAGCCACTCAGGCCTTATCGACGGCTGCCTCGAGGCGATCGCCTCCTGCCGTGAGAAAGGTGTGAAGGTCGGCTCCAGCACCGGATACACCCGGCCCTTGCTGGCCGCCGTCGCCGAGCGGGCCGCCTCGGAAGGGTACACGCCGGACGTGATGCTGTCGGCGGATGACGTCTCTCCCGGACGGCCGGCTCCGTGGCTCATCTACGAGAACGCTCACAGGTTGGGGGTGTTCCCAATGGCCGCGGTCGTGAAGTTCGACGACACGCCCGCGGGCATCGAAGCGGGCCGGAACGCGGGCGTCTGGAGCGTGGGGGTCGTGGCGAGCGGCAACGAGGTCGGCTTGAGCGCCGAGGCGTTCGCCGGACTCAGCGATACGGATCGCCAGTCGCGGCTCGCCACAGCCCGGCGGACCTTGACCGAGGCCGGCGCTCACCTGCTGATCGACACGATCGCCGAGCTGCCGAACGCGATCACGACGATCAACGAGAAGCTGGCTGCTGGCGAATCGCCTTAG
- a CDS encoding D-amino acid dehydrogenase small subunit, protein MPERVAIVGGGIVGIAHAWREAVRGAEVTLFERGQRAEGASVRNFGMVWPIGQPMATREAALQSRSLWTEFLRETGVWSHSEGSIHLATRHDELAVLEEFAEKAPTLGYDCRLLSADEARAACPAAGAPVIGGLFSPTEIGVDPREVIATAPAWLAERFGVKLEYGVTVQEVDLPVVTTNEGRHLAFDRVTIASGADFATLYPEVFVEHSLARCKLQMMRTVPQPEGWRMGPMVASGLTLRHYDSFAICDNLPALRDRIAEETPELDRYGIHVMAAQNGLSEVVLGDSHEYGDAITPFDRQEITRLMLRELRSLIDLPTWELAAQWHGVYAVQANGEPQFVHTPAEGVRIVIATGGCGMTMSFGLAEQAAQRHLDASANLTGAPA, encoded by the coding sequence ATGCCAGAAAGAGTCGCGATTGTCGGTGGCGGCATCGTTGGGATCGCTCACGCCTGGCGCGAAGCGGTCCGAGGGGCCGAAGTCACGCTGTTCGAGCGGGGGCAGCGGGCCGAGGGCGCCTCGGTCCGCAACTTCGGCATGGTCTGGCCGATCGGTCAGCCGATGGCGACCCGAGAAGCCGCCCTGCAAAGCCGCTCGCTGTGGACCGAGTTCCTCCGCGAGACCGGCGTGTGGAGCCATTCCGAAGGATCGATCCACCTCGCCACGCGGCACGACGAGCTCGCCGTCTTAGAGGAGTTTGCTGAGAAAGCCCCCACGCTCGGCTACGACTGCCGCTTGCTTTCCGCCGACGAGGCCAGGGCCGCTTGCCCCGCCGCGGGCGCCCCAGTGATAGGCGGGTTGTTCAGCCCGACCGAGATCGGCGTCGATCCGCGTGAAGTGATCGCCACCGCGCCCGCCTGGCTCGCCGAGCGTTTCGGCGTGAAGCTCGAGTACGGCGTGACCGTGCAAGAGGTCGATCTACCGGTCGTCACGACGAACGAAGGGCGCCATCTCGCATTCGACCGGGTCACGATCGCTAGCGGTGCCGACTTTGCGACGCTCTATCCCGAGGTCTTCGTCGAGCACTCCCTGGCGCGCTGCAAGCTCCAGATGATGCGAACCGTCCCGCAACCCGAGGGTTGGCGGATGGGCCCAATGGTCGCCAGCGGGCTGACGCTCCGACACTACGACAGCTTCGCAATCTGCGATAATCTGCCCGCGCTGCGCGATCGCATCGCTGAGGAGACCCCTGAGCTGGACCGCTACGGAATCCACGTGATGGCCGCTCAGAACGGCTTGAGCGAGGTCGTTCTTGGGGATTCGCACGAGTACGGCGACGCGATCACGCCCTTTGATCGGCAAGAGATCACGCGTCTGATGCTTCGAGAGCTGCGATCGCTGATCGACTTGCCCACGTGGGAACTGGCTGCCCAGTGGCACGGGGTCTACGCGGTCCAAGCGAACGGCGAGCCGCAGTTTGTTCACACGCCGGCCGAAGGGGTGCGGATCGTCATCGCGACGGGGGGGTGCGGGATGACGATGTCCTTCGGCCTCGCCGAGCAAGCCGCCCAACGCCACCTCGACGCCTCGGCAAACCTGACCGGAGCCCCCGCGTGA
- a CDS encoding PEP-CTERM motif protein, whose protein sequence is MNTFSLNRFALLLAAAMQLALPGSALAVDFFTEDFEGLTLGQIVTFESEIREREAWTKTGPAGWTIDDSGVPTVGNPLTGVTEFEGWSFVSKDWWQTTAGDQGRTEFLNARGIVAVADPDEWDDFGTPQPEDLDTNNDEEKNDFSARLLTPAINVGGAGVNELKAFLHSSWRPEDNQKATINAIYDGGAPVEVLRYESEENLPDETPNPFYKDDATNEALTLDLLNPDGASTVQLEFRLFDAGNDWWWAFDNLQVFTGASPASDAVLRVLIDRDTQEVTIQNNTGEAVDLRGYSITSSAGVFDEASAAFLSGGDANWLQATQLGDEANDLSEVHLTSDMLAAGEAIALGAVWGQYFEDASDVGFEYLLASSDDPVSGIIEFIGNDDESFEFLDLNFNGEIEIGDWEAFKSGFGTALDGLNGYERYTLGDLDDDGLHTAADFITFERLYDQANGAGAFAAALSVPEPSGFAIAGLAILGLVGRRRLVRATPLAAALLVALFVCHADAQLKLLDEDFESLSLLDPVEEEGAPGEDVVTRIAPAGWTIDNSGIPGLGDPETDGIVDWAGWSFANKDWWALAAGDQNRTQFTRGQGTIMVADNDEWDDDDNPVDETDDLYDTFIKTPVINIPAGVPAGRLQLIFDSSWRDEADTAGPDSPASNQTATVQAFYNGSSNGLEVLRWESDAESDFFKDDAEDERVVLDLQYDGSATSIELEFGLGEANNDWWWAIDNLLVAVPADPSILRVNTFNGQGTLVGGDVIPTPIKSIDITSENGVLTGAASGLTASAGDSLDGPDAGSTAGDSPGEQWEILTSSEERLFEAYLFGESVFDENRSANLGSILDLSADEADRDLSFTYTTDAGDLIEGVVEYFFDDTVGLPGDFNLDGAVDAADYTVWRDGLGTTYVQADYDTWKNNYGATASSNAAVAAVPEPGALALIGLGLLTALARRVRRPACVAAATLAAAGVTTTDAEAFTLDRDYTFGDSTFSENAVAGAEVGGASINGATRDSAGQPGMNQIIDLLPNGNLFIQPKYIAINDRPDGVSGLGIDLNPLGLEEQYLATGFEEALNFPERSASSTFAIGGTIDYTVISDRGFSIWAKPSALPTAGNQANIVMDTNQHGVFINDQGNYAMRYADRDYASEIPAAVGDWAHLSVVRAFGPGSGSILYVDGVAAAATTGQYRIERVVNEDTPTSNIADLDTSPLVVGGSTGAIQSLVGNSDHFSGVVDDLEMFVMGLNASNDFGEYVFERDDRYAAAFKPSNPVDLTGEGSIDFADAIEFASNWRSEKSLTWIDAGGTESSLVVGDLETRGRGDFNFDGRVDLADWGMLNNASPATAAAAMRLIAGVIPEPSTGVLVLLAISGLTVRRR, encoded by the coding sequence ATGAATACGTTCTCCCTGAATCGTTTCGCCTTGCTGCTTGCAGCGGCTATGCAGCTCGCCCTCCCCGGCTCAGCGTTAGCGGTCGACTTCTTCACGGAAGACTTCGAAGGGCTGACCCTCGGCCAGATCGTCACCTTTGAATCGGAGATCCGGGAGCGAGAAGCGTGGACCAAGACCGGCCCCGCCGGATGGACGATCGATGACTCGGGCGTACCGACCGTCGGTAACCCGCTGACGGGCGTCACGGAATTCGAGGGGTGGTCTTTCGTCAGCAAGGACTGGTGGCAGACCACCGCCGGCGATCAGGGGCGAACCGAATTCCTGAACGCCCGAGGGATCGTTGCGGTTGCCGATCCCGATGAATGGGACGACTTCGGCACGCCTCAGCCGGAGGACCTCGATACGAACAACGACGAGGAGAAGAACGACTTCAGCGCACGGCTGCTCACCCCGGCCATCAATGTGGGGGGCGCCGGCGTCAACGAGCTGAAGGCTTTCCTGCATTCGTCCTGGCGCCCGGAGGACAACCAGAAGGCGACCATCAACGCCATCTACGACGGTGGCGCCCCGGTCGAAGTGCTGCGATACGAATCGGAGGAGAATCTACCGGACGAGACGCCCAACCCTTTCTACAAGGACGACGCGACCAACGAGGCGCTCACCCTCGACCTGCTCAACCCGGACGGCGCCTCCACGGTGCAACTCGAGTTCCGCCTCTTCGACGCCGGCAACGACTGGTGGTGGGCCTTCGATAACCTGCAGGTTTTCACCGGGGCTTCGCCCGCCTCGGACGCCGTCCTGCGGGTGCTGATCGACCGTGACACGCAAGAAGTGACGATCCAGAACAACACCGGCGAGGCGGTCGATCTGCGGGGCTACTCGATCACTTCGAGCGCCGGAGTGTTCGACGAAGCCAGCGCCGCGTTCCTCTCGGGGGGAGACGCGAACTGGCTGCAAGCCACCCAACTCGGGGACGAAGCCAACGACCTGAGCGAGGTGCACCTCACCAGCGACATGCTGGCCGCCGGCGAGGCGATCGCTCTCGGCGCGGTTTGGGGGCAGTACTTCGAGGACGCTTCGGACGTCGGCTTTGAGTACCTCCTTGCGAGCAGCGACGATCCCGTTTCGGGCATCATCGAGTTTATCGGGAACGATGACGAGTCGTTCGAGTTCCTCGATCTCAACTTCAACGGGGAGATCGAGATCGGTGACTGGGAGGCCTTCAAGTCGGGATTCGGAACCGCGCTCGACGGGCTCAACGGATACGAGCGCTACACCCTCGGCGACCTGGACGACGACGGCCTGCACACCGCCGCCGACTTCATCACCTTCGAGCGACTCTACGACCAAGCCAATGGCGCGGGCGCCTTCGCCGCCGCCCTGAGCGTTCCGGAGCCTTCCGGATTCGCCATCGCCGGCTTGGCGATCCTCGGCCTCGTTGGTCGGCGTCGACTCGTTAGGGCGACACCGCTGGCGGCGGCCTTGCTGGTCGCCCTGTTTGTCTGCCACGCGGACGCCCAGCTGAAGCTGCTCGACGAGGACTTCGAATCGCTCTCGCTCCTCGATCCTGTCGAAGAGGAAGGCGCCCCGGGGGAGGATGTCGTCACCCGCATCGCGCCGGCGGGCTGGACGATCGACAATTCGGGCATCCCCGGTCTGGGGGACCCCGAGACCGACGGGATCGTCGACTGGGCCGGGTGGTCGTTCGCCAACAAGGACTGGTGGGCCTTGGCCGCCGGCGACCAGAACCGGACGCAGTTCACCCGCGGTCAGGGAACGATCATGGTAGCCGACAACGATGAATGGGACGACGACGACAACCCGGTTGATGAAACGGATGATCTCTACGACACATTCATCAAGACGCCCGTCATCAATATCCCGGCGGGGGTTCCGGCGGGCCGACTCCAGCTGATCTTTGATTCGAGCTGGCGAGACGAGGCCGACACCGCGGGCCCCGACAGCCCCGCAAGCAACCAAACGGCCACGGTCCAGGCTTTCTACAACGGATCGAGCAACGGGCTTGAAGTGCTCCGCTGGGAGTCGGACGCGGAGTCGGATTTCTTCAAGGACGACGCCGAAGACGAACGCGTCGTGCTCGACCTGCAATACGACGGTTCCGCGACGTCCATCGAGCTCGAGTTCGGTCTCGGCGAAGCGAACAACGACTGGTGGTGGGCGATTGATAACCTGCTGGTCGCGGTCCCCGCGGATCCGTCGATCCTGCGGGTCAACACCTTCAACGGTCAGGGGACGCTCGTCGGTGGGGATGTGATCCCCACGCCGATCAAGTCGATCGACATCACCAGCGAGAATGGCGTGCTGACCGGCGCCGCCTCGGGGCTGACCGCCTCGGCGGGCGACAGCCTCGATGGCCCCGACGCGGGATCGACCGCGGGCGACTCGCCTGGCGAGCAGTGGGAGATCCTGACCTCGTCAGAAGAACGCCTGTTCGAGGCCTACTTGTTCGGTGAGTCGGTGTTCGACGAGAACCGTTCGGCCAACCTTGGTTCGATTCTCGATCTCTCGGCCGACGAAGCGGACCGAGACCTCAGCTTCACTTACACAACCGACGCGGGCGACCTCATCGAGGGGGTGGTCGAGTACTTCTTTGACGACACGGTCGGCCTGCCGGGCGACTTCAATCTGGACGGTGCCGTCGATGCGGCCGACTACACGGTCTGGCGTGACGGCCTCGGCACGACCTACGTGCAGGCCGACTACGACACCTGGAAGAACAACTACGGCGCCACGGCCTCTTCGAACGCAGCCGTCGCAGCGGTGCCCGAACCGGGCGCCCTTGCCCTCATAGGCCTTGGCTTACTGACGGCGTTGGCCCGTCGGGTCCGCCGACCGGCGTGTGTGGCTGCCGCAACGCTCGCTGCCGCGGGGGTCACCACGACGGATGCGGAAGCCTTCACGCTCGACCGTGACTACACGTTCGGCGACTCCACCTTCAGCGAGAACGCCGTGGCGGGCGCCGAGGTTGGGGGGGCTTCGATTAATGGGGCGACTCGTGACAGTGCCGGACAGCCCGGCATGAATCAGATCATTGACTTGTTGCCCAACGGCAACCTGTTCATCCAACCGAAGTACATCGCGATCAACGATCGTCCCGACGGCGTGAGCGGTCTTGGCATCGACTTGAATCCGTTGGGCCTCGAAGAGCAGTACCTCGCTACCGGCTTCGAGGAGGCGCTCAACTTCCCCGAGCGTTCCGCTTCTTCGACGTTCGCTATCGGGGGCACGATCGACTACACCGTGATCAGCGATCGAGGTTTTAGCATCTGGGCCAAGCCCTCCGCTCTGCCGACAGCTGGCAACCAAGCCAACATCGTGATGGACACCAACCAACACGGTGTGTTCATCAATGACCAGGGCAACTACGCGATGCGATACGCCGATCGTGATTACGCGTCAGAGATCCCGGCGGCCGTCGGCGATTGGGCTCACCTCTCGGTGGTTCGCGCCTTCGGGCCGGGCAGCGGTTCGATCCTGTATGTGGACGGCGTCGCGGCGGCCGCGACCACGGGTCAGTACCGCATCGAGCGAGTGGTCAACGAAGATACGCCGACGAGCAACATCGCCGACCTCGACACCAGCCCCCTCGTGGTGGGCGGCAGCACCGGGGCGATCCAATCGCTGGTCGGAAATTCCGATCACTTCAGCGGGGTTGTGGATGATCTGGAGATGTTCGTCATGGGGCTGAACGCCTCGAATGATTTCGGCGAGTACGTCTTCGAACGCGACGATCGCTACGCGGCCGCCTTCAAGCCGAGCAACCCGGTCGATCTGACCGGCGAAGGGTCGATCGATTTCGCCGACGCGATCGAGTTCGCCTCGAACTGGCGTTCCGAGAAAAGCCTCACCTGGATCGACGCAGGAGGGACCGAGTCGAGCCTCGTGGTCGGCGACTTGGAGACGCGTGGACGCGGCGACTTCAACTTCGACGGACGCGTCGATCTGGCGGACTGGGGCATGCTCAACAACGCCAGCCCCGCCACGGCCGCCGCGGCGATGCGTCTGATCGCGGGGGTGATCCCCGAGCCCAGCACGGGCGTCCTGGTGCTGCTAGCGATTTCCGGGCTAACCGTCCGCCGTCGGTGA
- a CDS encoding phosphoglyceromutase, translating into MILAKHLVPLLLGLSTIASAQPSKHVLMIGIDGAGGRYVQRANTPHLDALAAAGTARYDFYNEGGLVPNPPNPYGASGVNWSTILTGASAANHGVSDNSFAGADFESHPHFFKHVKEFDPDISTVSLVNWTPINTFITPDEYANVEIGFDFGSIVDQDNEVKNQTNLFLTLSDPDVMFLHFDQVDSFGHGNSWGSPQHLAAIERVDGLIGEIVTTLNGRPGVVSGDEDWLVLITADHGAAEGAFNHTADQGPANWEVPFIAAGPSVTPGAPMQPGTLRDLASTALWHLGIDPFLAGLDGTVRGLTVEPPTGVVGDLNGDGVLLGDGTGPAAADDVTTFLDNWLATGSGGVADRYARGDLNFDGRTDLSDWALFNRLDPSMGQAVLARLQGVPEPSACLLLSIAALLALHRRREPA; encoded by the coding sequence GTGATTCTTGCTAAGCATCTCGTGCCGCTGCTGCTAGGGCTTTCCACGATCGCTTCGGCTCAGCCGAGCAAGCATGTCCTCATGATCGGCATCGACGGGGCGGGGGGGCGGTACGTGCAGCGTGCCAACACCCCCCACCTGGATGCACTCGCGGCTGCGGGCACGGCTCGTTACGACTTCTACAACGAGGGAGGCCTCGTCCCCAATCCGCCGAATCCGTACGGCGCCAGTGGCGTCAACTGGTCGACCATCCTGACCGGCGCGTCGGCAGCCAATCACGGTGTTTCGGACAACAGCTTCGCGGGGGCGGACTTCGAGAGCCACCCGCACTTCTTCAAGCACGTGAAGGAGTTCGATCCGGACATCTCAACGGTGTCGCTCGTCAACTGGACGCCGATCAACACGTTCATCACGCCCGACGAATACGCCAACGTGGAGATCGGCTTTGATTTCGGCTCGATCGTTGACCAAGACAACGAAGTCAAGAATCAGACCAACCTCTTCTTGACTCTGAGCGATCCCGACGTGATGTTCCTGCACTTCGATCAGGTCGATAGCTTCGGGCACGGGAACTCGTGGGGCAGCCCCCAGCACTTGGCGGCGATCGAACGAGTCGATGGCTTGATCGGTGAGATCGTGACGACCCTCAACGGCCGGCCCGGCGTCGTCTCGGGCGATGAGGATTGGCTCGTCCTGATCACCGCCGACCACGGCGCCGCCGAGGGCGCCTTCAACCACACGGCCGATCAGGGGCCCGCGAACTGGGAGGTCCCTTTCATCGCGGCCGGCCCGAGCGTGACGCCCGGCGCGCCGATGCAACCGGGAACGCTCCGAGACCTCGCGTCAACGGCGCTGTGGCACCTCGGGATCGATCCCTTCCTCGCCGGTCTCGACGGGACCGTCCGCGGGCTGACCGTTGAGCCGCCTACCGGAGTGGTGGGCGATCTCAACGGTGACGGCGTCCTGCTGGGAGACGGGACCGGCCCCGCGGCGGCCGACGATGTCACCACCTTCCTCGACAACTGGCTCGCGACGGGCTCCGGTGGCGTCGCCGACCGTTACGCCCGGGGCGACCTGAACTTCGACGGCCGCACCGACCTCTCCGACTGGGCGTTGTTCAACCGACTGGATCCTTCGATGGGCCAAGCCGTCCTCGCCCGATTGCAAGGCGTACCGGAGCCCTCGGCATGCCTCTTGCTTTCGATCGCCGCCCTCCTCGCCCTTCATCGCCGACGAGAACCCGCATGA
- a CDS encoding Calcineurin-like phosphoesterase, translating to MMLARQTALVPLITAVVANVAAAHQGPDPIAHWSFNSRSVSDGVCKARLGADLRLEGDYALARDAYGEALDLTGWNQIASEATGSIGLEGADAFTVSAWVLIDEAERWGGVVGQHGEDSPLWVLGYDSERFTFSLTTVASDQPVEVRGETPYGKGKWFHVAAVYDGESARLYVNGQLDAKGAASGKITTTDDSVVVLGSRPDHPDSHPMRGRLREVSLYDLAAKPAWVAHTFDHGKQLVSMQRDARADALTLVVKPYLQFGTQTGMTVMWQTSAPGDSVVHYGPTADCEKELAAEGVGPIHEVRIEGLEPETQYFYRTVTTDTSGRSIESRVSTFSTAVHDDSPFAFAIISDTQTNADIAHRVATHAWAQRPSFLLHPGDLVETGTNDSHWTQHFFPSLDPLISRVPFYPVLGNHEQNASNYYEYVSLPDPEYYYEFRYGNAHFFMIDTNRNVDPSSEQHRWLDRALAASDATWKFVCHHHPPYSSDENDYGDLWQTSQSTRGDLRARQLSKLYDKHSVDIVWNGHIHSYERTWPVRDGKAVDGEGPIYMIVGGGGGGLETPGPTRPFFQNQVRRAHHYVMVHINGPNLELRSYDLDDRLFDTVQLRARR from the coding sequence ATGATGCTCGCACGACAAACCGCCCTCGTTCCCCTGATTACGGCTGTCGTGGCCAATGTGGCGGCCGCCCATCAAGGGCCCGATCCGATAGCGCATTGGAGCTTCAACTCGCGCAGCGTCTCGGATGGCGTCTGCAAGGCGCGGCTCGGCGCGGACCTGCGGCTTGAGGGGGACTACGCCCTTGCTCGCGACGCCTACGGAGAGGCGCTCGACCTCACCGGATGGAACCAGATCGCGAGCGAAGCGACCGGCTCGATCGGTTTGGAGGGCGCGGACGCGTTCACCGTTTCGGCTTGGGTGCTGATCGATGAGGCCGAGCGCTGGGGGGGGGTCGTCGGCCAGCATGGCGAGGACTCGCCGCTCTGGGTGCTCGGATACGACAGCGAGCGCTTCACCTTCTCGTTAACGACGGTCGCGTCGGATCAGCCGGTCGAAGTGCGAGGCGAAACGCCCTACGGCAAAGGCAAATGGTTCCACGTCGCCGCGGTCTATGACGGAGAGTCGGCGCGTCTGTACGTGAACGGCCAGCTCGACGCGAAGGGCGCCGCCAGCGGGAAAATCACCACCACCGACGACTCGGTGGTCGTGCTCGGGAGCCGTCCCGATCATCCCGACAGCCACCCCATGCGGGGACGCCTCCGAGAGGTGAGTCTCTACGACTTGGCAGCGAAGCCGGCGTGGGTTGCCCACACCTTCGATCATGGTAAGCAACTCGTCTCGATGCAGCGCGACGCCCGCGCCGACGCACTGACATTGGTCGTGAAGCCTTACTTGCAGTTCGGAACGCAAACCGGAATGACCGTGATGTGGCAGACTTCGGCGCCCGGCGACTCGGTCGTCCACTACGGACCGACCGCGGATTGTGAGAAGGAGTTGGCCGCGGAGGGAGTTGGGCCGATCCACGAGGTGCGGATCGAGGGGCTCGAACCCGAGACGCAGTACTTCTATCGGACCGTGACGACCGACACCTCGGGGCGTTCCATCGAGAGCCGTGTCTCCACGTTCTCAACCGCCGTCCACGACGACAGCCCCTTCGCCTTTGCGATCATCAGCGACACCCAGACCAACGCCGACATCGCTCATCGCGTTGCGACCCATGCGTGGGCCCAGCGCCCGAGCTTCCTGCTCCACCCGGGCGACCTGGTGGAGACCGGCACCAACGACAGCCACTGGACGCAGCACTTCTTCCCGAGCCTCGACCCGCTGATCTCGCGCGTGCCCTTCTATCCGGTGCTCGGCAACCACGAGCAGAACGCCAGCAACTACTACGAGTACGTCTCCCTGCCCGACCCCGAGTACTACTACGAGTTCCGCTACGGCAACGCTCACTTCTTCATGATCGACACGAATCGCAATGTCGATCCGAGCTCCGAGCAACACCGGTGGCTCGACAGGGCCTTGGCCGCCTCGGACGCGACCTGGAAGTTCGTGTGCCACCACCACCCGCCCTATTCGTCGGATGAGAACGACTACGGCGATCTCTGGCAGACGAGCCAGAGCACGCGTGGCGACCTGCGAGCCCGGCAGCTTTCCAAGCTCTACGACAAGCACAGCGTCGACATCGTCTGGAACGGGCACATCCACTCGTACGAAAGAACCTGGCCCGTTCGTGACGGTAAAGCGGTCGATGGCGAAGGCCCGATCTACATGATCGTCGGCGGCGGCGGTGGCGGGCTCGAGACGCCCGGTCCCACGCGCCCCTTCTTCCAGAACCAAGTCCGCCGGGCCCATCACTACGTGATGGTGCACATCAACGGTCCAAACCTCGAACTGCGCAGCTACGACCTGGATGACCGCCTCTTTGATACAGTGCAACTCCGAGCGAGGCGTTGA